The following coding sequences are from one Hymenobacter sp. DG25A window:
- a CDS encoding alpha/beta hydrolase family protein: MPGILLAGPEDPKLNGQWSGMLKVAGTEMEMIVTIVPLSTGGYYAALDIPKQKISRMPMKASLTNQDVLLKIDQAGSRFTGKLNMAGTEMKGTWQQPGITGPLVLKRISTSILNAAFKAAPPYRREEVIVPNKPFKLRLGATLTMPNGAGPFPAVALVSDLGAQDRDASQEQYRMFAILADYLTRQGFAVLRYDDRGVGQSNGRYYSATTADLVTDAQAAMGFLRAHYRVKKNQVGLIGHGEGANIALLAAAQPKGPDFVVSLAGSGQTGQAVMQQQQVEILRLIGANANQVKSALALDNQMVNVIRQTPDDKLARAKVGVLLRQINNDLAFTMVQARVEQLTSPWYRYYLDFNPVSKLHSVKCPVLAMNGTADLQVMANKNLSLLHKGLRNSRKVTIVKLPGVNHLFQPDRSEWALINNEQQPVFAPKALATMDTWLKNRTKTRTSFTAPIKAKLAAPLRKPAPDKTASR, encoded by the coding sequence ATGCCTGGTATTTTGTTGGCCGGCCCCGAAGACCCCAAGCTCAACGGCCAATGGTCGGGAATGCTGAAAGTGGCGGGCACGGAGATGGAGATGATTGTGACTATTGTTCCGCTTTCTACCGGCGGCTATTATGCGGCGCTGGATATTCCAAAGCAGAAAATCAGCCGCATGCCCATGAAGGCATCCTTAACCAACCAGGATGTGCTGCTGAAGATAGACCAGGCCGGCAGCCGCTTCACAGGCAAGCTGAATATGGCGGGCACCGAGATGAAGGGCACCTGGCAGCAGCCGGGCATTACAGGTCCGCTGGTGCTCAAGCGTATTTCTACTTCCATCCTCAACGCGGCTTTTAAAGCGGCTCCGCCTTACCGACGCGAAGAGGTAATTGTACCCAATAAGCCGTTTAAGCTTCGTCTGGGTGCTACGCTCACCATGCCCAACGGCGCCGGCCCCTTCCCGGCCGTGGCATTGGTATCAGACCTGGGTGCCCAGGACCGCGACGCCTCCCAGGAGCAATACCGCATGTTTGCTATTCTGGCCGATTACCTCACGCGCCAGGGCTTTGCCGTGTTGCGCTACGATGACCGGGGCGTGGGCCAGTCAAACGGCCGATACTACTCCGCCACCACCGCCGACCTGGTGACAGATGCGCAGGCCGCCATGGGCTTTCTGCGGGCTCACTACCGGGTAAAGAAAAACCAAGTAGGTCTGATTGGGCACGGCGAAGGCGCCAACATTGCCCTGCTGGCCGCGGCGCAGCCCAAAGGCCCCGATTTTGTGGTGTCGCTAGCGGGCTCCGGCCAAACCGGGCAAGCCGTAATGCAGCAGCAGCAGGTAGAAATTCTGCGGCTGATTGGTGCCAATGCCAACCAGGTGAAATCAGCCCTGGCCCTGGATAATCAGATGGTGAACGTGATTCGCCAGACACCCGACGATAAACTGGCCCGCGCCAAAGTGGGCGTGCTGCTGCGCCAGATTAATAACGACCTGGCTTTTACCATGGTGCAGGCCCGCGTAGAGCAGCTGACCTCGCCCTGGTACCGCTACTACCTAGATTTCAACCCGGTTTCCAAGCTCCACAGCGTGAAATGCCCGGTACTGGCCATGAACGGCACCGCCGACCTGCAGGTGATGGCCAACAAAAACCTTTCGCTCCTGCACAAAGGCCTCCGCAACAGCCGCAAAGTCACGATAGTGAAGCTGCCCGGGGTAAACCACCTGTTCCAGCCCGACCGCAGCGAATGGGCCCTGATCAATAACGAGCAACAGCCGGTGTTTGCGCCCAAGGCTTTGGCTACGATGGATACGTGGCTTAAAAACCGCACCAAAACCAGAACCTCTTTCACCGCTCCTATTAAAGCCAAGCTGGCGGCGCCGCTGCGTAAGCCCGCCCCCGATAAAACCGCCAGCCGGTAA
- a CDS encoding RNA polymerase sigma factor, whose amino-acid sequence METMQPSDSALISLYINGKEEAFELLLNRHKSRVFTTIMLIVRDEAVAEDLLQDTFIKAIHTMKSGRYNEEGKFSSWIGRIAHNLAIDFFRREKRSPLLNLDTSSHAFNSLSHAEEGVEASLTREETYSRLRELIQDLPAAQKEVLVMRHYGDMSFQEIADATGVSINTALGRMRYALINLRKKMAAHPVFYDQNLYPRETAPVRVQRIAG is encoded by the coding sequence ATGGAAACCATGCAGCCGAGCGACTCCGCGTTGATTTCGCTCTATATCAACGGAAAAGAAGAAGCCTTCGAACTGTTGTTGAACCGGCACAAAAGCCGCGTCTTTACCACGATTATGTTAATCGTGCGGGACGAAGCCGTAGCCGAGGATCTGCTACAGGACACCTTTATCAAGGCTATCCATACCATGAAAAGCGGCCGCTACAACGAGGAAGGCAAGTTCTCGTCGTGGATTGGCCGTATTGCCCACAACCTGGCCATTGATTTCTTCCGTCGGGAGAAGCGCAGCCCGCTGCTCAATCTCGACACCTCGAGCCACGCTTTCAACTCCCTCTCGCACGCCGAGGAAGGAGTGGAGGCCAGCCTCACCCGGGAGGAAACCTATAGCCGGCTGCGGGAGTTAATACAAGACCTGCCCGCCGCGCAGAAAGAAGTGCTGGTGATGCGCCACTACGGCGACATGAGCTTTCAGGAAATTGCGGACGCGACAGGGGTGAGCATCAACACGGCGCTGGGGCGTATGCGCTACGCGCTGATCAATCTGCGGAAGAAAATGGCCGCACATCCTGTCTTCTATGATCAAAACCTTTACCCAAGAGAAACTGCTCCGGTACGTGTACAACGAATTGCCGGCTGA
- the nth gene encoding endonuclease III, which produces MRKTERYRRFLDYFTTHFPAPETELHYRSPYELIVAVVLSAQCTDKRVNLVTPALFEQFPTPAHLAAASVEEIFPFIRSVSYPNNKAKHLAGLGRLLVQEFNSEVPSQLEDLQRLPGVGRKTANVVMSVIYNQPAMAVDTHVFRVSHRLGLVSKTATTPLAVEKELVLYIPEELVNKAHHWLILHGRYICVARHPKCGICPLTEICAYYQKVVKPTAALGLNTAEQLETEGTAE; this is translated from the coding sequence ATGCGTAAGACCGAGCGGTACCGCCGCTTTCTGGACTACTTCACCACCCACTTTCCCGCCCCCGAAACCGAGCTGCACTACCGTAGCCCGTACGAGCTGATTGTGGCCGTGGTGCTCAGTGCCCAATGCACTGACAAACGCGTGAACCTGGTCACGCCGGCTCTTTTCGAGCAATTCCCCACACCTGCCCACCTAGCGGCTGCCTCTGTGGAGGAAATTTTCCCTTTCATTCGGAGTGTATCCTACCCCAACAACAAGGCCAAGCATCTGGCCGGGCTGGGGCGCCTTCTGGTGCAGGAGTTCAACTCCGAAGTACCCAGCCAGCTGGAAGATTTGCAGCGCCTGCCCGGCGTGGGCCGCAAAACGGCCAACGTGGTCATGTCCGTGATTTACAACCAGCCTGCTATGGCTGTGGATACGCACGTCTTTCGGGTGTCGCACCGCCTTGGACTAGTTAGCAAAACGGCTACTACCCCACTGGCGGTGGAGAAAGAGTTGGTACTGTATATCCCGGAAGAGTTGGTGAACAAAGCGCACCACTGGCTGATCCTGCACGGGCGCTACATCTGCGTGGCGCGCCACCCCAAATGCGGCATCTGTCCACTCACGGAAATCTGCGCCTATTACCAGAAGGTAGTAAAGCCTACCGCCGCCCTCGGGCTAAACACTGCAGAACAGCTGGAAACCGAGGGAACTGCCGAATAA
- a CDS encoding DUF6799 domain-containing protein, with amino-acid sequence MLRTTILGFLAVFCLNTAASAQTQPTTQGQQAVRVSLKDGAFRRKGVMMRIQSGKITRLTSSFQLTNGTTVYPDGHVVTTNGTRQQLPDGRAINMQGEIVGLSDDMLTAATIQQLDQMVTGYTGTVISLPNAVPAEAATALQRLERKAALLEQLTDRLAQRTAQAVPVSPEAARLDAQINALAPPAKP; translated from the coding sequence ATGCTACGCACTACTATCCTTGGCTTTCTGGCAGTTTTTTGCCTGAACACCGCTGCCTCCGCCCAAACCCAACCCACCACCCAGGGCCAGCAAGCCGTGCGCGTATCCCTGAAGGATGGCGCCTTTCGCCGCAAGGGGGTAATGATGCGCATCCAAAGCGGTAAAATCACCCGCCTGACTTCATCCTTCCAGCTAACCAACGGCACCACTGTTTACCCCGATGGCCATGTAGTAACCACCAACGGCACCCGCCAGCAGCTGCCCGATGGGCGCGCTATTAATATGCAAGGCGAGATTGTGGGCCTGAGTGATGATATGCTGACGGCGGCCACCATTCAGCAGCTGGATCAAATGGTTACCGGCTACACCGGCACCGTGATTAGTCTGCCCAATGCCGTACCCGCCGAGGCCGCTACCGCCCTGCAGCGCCTGGAGCGCAAAGCCGCCTTGCTGGAGCAGCTCACCGACCGCCTCGCGCAGCGCACTGCCCAGGCCGTGCCCGTCTCCCCGGAAGCCGCCCGCCTGGATGCCCAGATCAATGCCCTGGCACCTCCAGCCAAGCCATAA
- a CDS encoding MFS transporter, whose product MTSSSSFPPARPHDPYAALRVPEFRRLIGARVCLVVATQMQAVVVGWQIYQLTKDPLALGLIGLAEAVPSIVVSLYAGHLADSVRRKNIILAAVVVLLFCAAALLSFTRPEGAGWLLRYHALPLYAVIFTSGLARGFLGPALFSFMPQLLPDRERLANAITWNSSTWQAAAVMGPAIGGLIYAKLGISAAYMTDVVLTTLSLALFLSIAGRPLPPIEGQRLGLKESVLSGVQFIFQNQIVLAALSLDLFAVLFGGAVALLPIFADEILHTGAEGLGYLRAAPAVGSVLMAVLLTYFPLRRHAGRKLLWAVAGFGVATILFALSRNFWLSLMLLFMTGIFDSVSVIVRSTLLHTFTPEYMKGRVSAVNNIFIGSSNEIGAFESGATARLLGTVTSVVLGGTMTLVVVAVTAWRANQLRELDLSPKQETEPVQA is encoded by the coding sequence ATGACATCCTCCTCCAGCTTTCCGCCCGCCCGGCCGCACGACCCATATGCAGCCCTGCGCGTTCCTGAATTTCGGCGCCTGATTGGGGCCCGCGTGTGCCTGGTAGTAGCTACCCAAATGCAGGCGGTGGTAGTGGGCTGGCAGATCTATCAGCTCACCAAAGACCCCCTGGCGCTGGGCCTTATTGGCCTGGCCGAAGCCGTGCCCAGCATTGTGGTATCGTTGTACGCCGGCCACCTGGCCGACTCTGTACGCCGCAAGAATATTATTCTGGCTGCCGTGGTGGTGCTGCTGTTCTGCGCGGCGGCGTTGCTCTCGTTTACCCGCCCGGAAGGCGCCGGCTGGCTGCTGCGCTATCATGCCCTGCCTTTATACGCCGTTATTTTTACCAGTGGGCTGGCGCGGGGCTTTCTGGGGCCCGCTTTGTTTTCCTTTATGCCGCAGCTGCTGCCCGACCGGGAGCGGCTAGCCAATGCCATAACCTGGAACAGCTCTACCTGGCAGGCCGCCGCGGTGATGGGCCCGGCCATTGGCGGGCTGATCTATGCCAAGCTGGGTATTTCCGCCGCGTACATGACCGATGTAGTGCTGACCACTCTTTCCCTGGCGCTATTTCTGAGTATTGCCGGGCGCCCGCTGCCGCCCATAGAAGGCCAGCGCTTGGGGCTAAAGGAAAGCGTGCTGAGCGGGGTGCAGTTTATCTTTCAAAACCAGATTGTGCTGGCGGCCTTGTCACTGGATCTGTTTGCCGTGCTGTTTGGTGGTGCGGTGGCGCTGCTGCCCATTTTTGCCGATGAGATTCTGCACACCGGCGCCGAGGGGCTGGGCTACCTGCGGGCCGCGCCGGCCGTAGGCTCCGTGCTGATGGCGGTACTGCTGACGTACTTCCCGCTGCGCCGGCACGCTGGCCGCAAGCTCCTGTGGGCGGTGGCGGGCTTTGGTGTGGCTACTATCCTGTTTGCGCTGTCCCGCAACTTCTGGCTGTCCCTGATGCTGCTGTTCATGACGGGCATCTTCGATTCTGTGTCTGTGATTGTGCGCTCCACACTGCTGCACACCTTCACGCCGGAGTACATGAAAGGGCGCGTTTCGGCGGTAAACAACATCTTCATCGGCTCTTCCAACGAAATAGGCGCCTTTGAGTCGGGGGCTACGGCGCGGCTGCTGGGCACGGTTACCTCAGTGGTGCTGGGCGGCACCATGACGCTGGTGGTGGTGGCCGTAACGGCCTGGCGCGCCAACCAGCTGCGCGAGCTGGACCTATCGCCCAAACAAGAAACCGAGCCGGTGCAGGCCTGA